A segment of the Bradyrhizobium sp. CCBAU 53340 genome:
TCAGAACAAAGCTGTGAACTCTTATGTGATTAAAGTCGCTTTGTAACATAAATCCACGCTGTCAAAACTCGACTTGCGCAGATAGTCTAGTGGCGGCAGCTATCATATCCTTGGCGCTCGACACGATAAGCTTGGGGCCACACGCAGCCACAAGCCATACGCATTGCCGCGAGGGAGTTTGTGCATGTCAGCAGAGATGCCGAACATACGTCGGGTGCAAGGGTATTGCAGTCTGTGCATCGCCCGCTGCGGTACGGTCGCCACGGTGACGGATGGCCAATTCACACGTCTGGACCCCGATCCGACCCACCCCACCGGCGCGGCTATTTGTGCCAAGGGCCGAGCGGCGCCCGAACTGGTTTATCACAAGGACAGGCTGAAGCGACCGCTGCGTCGAACGCGACCAAAAGGCGACGCCGATCCGGGATGGGAGGAAATATCGTGGGATGCGGCACTCGACCAGATCGCCGCCGCCATGCGGCGTATCGCCGAGCAGCATGGGCCTGAGGCGGTCGCGTTCAGTCAATCATCGCCTTCGACGACCGCGATTGCGGATTCGGCTGCCTTCGTTACGAGGCTGATGAATGCATTTGGGACCCCGAACTTCTTGTCCGGGGTCGAGCTGTGCGGCTGGGGACGCGGCTTTGCGACGCGCTACGTGTTCGGCGTCGGCAGCGTTGCGACCAACACCGGCGGCGCGATGGCCGACATTGCCGAGTCCGGCTGCCTGATCCTGTGGGGCTACAATCCATCCTTTACACGCATTACGCATGCGACCGCGACGGTCGCCGGGCTGAAGCGCGGAATGAAGTTGATCGTGATCGATCCGCGCCACGCCGGGCTTGCCAACAAGGCCGACGTCTGGCTGCGCCTGCGCCCCGGAACCGACGGCGCGCTCGCGCTGGGGCTCGCCAACATCATGATCGAGCGCGGATGGTACGACGAGTCGTTCGTCCGCGCGTGGAGCAACGGACCGCTTCTGGTTCGCTCCGACACCGGCAGGTTGCTCAGGACAGAAGATCTAGCCTCCGGCGGACAGGGACAGTTTGTCGCCTGGGACTGCGGATCCAACCAAGCCGTCAACTACGATCCGGCGATTGGCCGCTACGAGGGACAAACTCAGCAACTTGCCTTGCGAGGCGAATACATTGTCGCAACCAAAGACGACCCGATCTCCTGTCGGCCCGTGTTCGATCGCTACGCGGCACTGTGCAGCAAATATTCCCCCGAAGTGATCAAGACGACATGCTGGATCCCTCCCGATCAATTGGAGCAAGCGGCTCGGACCATCTGGCACGCCCGGCCTGTTTCTTATTATGCGTGGAGCGGACACGAGCAACATGCCAACAGCACGGACACGGCGCGCGCGATGGCCATGCTCTATGCCTTGACCGGCAGCTTCGATGCAGCCGGCGGCAACGTGCTGTTCCCTGCGGTGCCGACGGCTTCGATCACCGGAGAGAACCTGCCTGCGGCAAAACAACGAGCTCCTGCAATCGGGTTTACTGAGCGTCCGCTCGGGCCTGGGCGCTGGAACCAGGTCTCGCCCCACGATCTTTACCGGGCTGTTCTCGAAGGCACTCCCTATCCCGTTCGGGGACTCATCGGTTTCGGTTCAAATCTATTGCTCGCTCACGGCGATCCGGTGCGCGGACGGGCTGCGCTCGCCGCTCTCGATTTTTACGCCCATGCCGATCTGTTCATGACGCCGACGGCAGCGCTTGCGGATATTGTGCTGCCTGTGGCGTCCTGCTTCGAACGCGAAGCGCTCAAGATTGGCTTCGATATCAGCGCGGAGGCGCAATCGCACGTCCAGCTTCGGCCGGCCATCGTCGCCCCACCCGGCGAAGCACGGTCCGACACCGATATCGTATTTGGCCTTGCCGCGCGTCTCGGCCTCGGCGAGCATTTCTGGAACGGCGATGTCGACGCCGCCTACCGGCAGCAACTTGGCCCAAGCGGCATCACGCTGGAGCAGCTTCGCGCGCATCCTGCGGGGGTACGGAAACCGCTAACGACGCAGCACCGCAAATACGCCGAGCGCGATGACAAGGGAAACCCGCGCGGTTTCCCGACGCCGTCGCGGAAGGTCGAATTCTGGTCAGAAACCTTCCTTGATCACGGCTATTCGGCCATGCCGGATTTTGTCGAGCCCTCGATCGGTCCGGTCGCGCGCCCCGATCTGGCTACGTCTTTCCCCTTGATCCTGACATGTGCGAAACCGAGCCTCTTTTGTCAGACCCAGCATCGTGCGCTGCCGGGGCTGCGCAAGCGCGCATCGAATCCGGAGATCGAGCTCAATCCCGCGACGGCCTCGGCACGCGGCATCAGAAACGGCGATTGGGTCGACGTGCGCACCCCGGCCGGCGGAATGCGGGCGCGAGCGCGCTTCAATGACGAGCTCGATCCGCGCGTCGTCGTCGGCGAGCATGGCTGGTGGCAGGGTTGCGATGAACTGGGAGTTGGCGATCGCGATCCATTCGGTCCTGATGGCACGAACTTCAACCTGATGGTCGACGCCAGCGTCCGCGATCCCGTCAGCGGCACGCCATCGCATCGCTCCAACCTTTGCGAAGTCCGGCCGGTGCGGGAAGCTCGTGCAGAAGAGCGCTAGGCCTACGTCGAACGATCAGTCACGCGACGCTGAGGCCGGGATCGTATGGGATCGTAGAACAGCGCGCAAAATCGCAGCATGGCGCTCCCTAGGGGACTTTAGGCTCCTAGCGAGATCAAAGACTTAGAGGACGGTGGGACAGAAAACGGTTCTAGGGAATCGTTATCGTTTCTAGCGCGACTGTCTCACCAGCGGCACCCCAAAAGGCGCCGCAAAGGGGTGGAATTCGACATGACTGAGACTGCAAACGGAGGCCTCCCCGAGGCCGCCGCAAAACCCGTTTCCGCTGCCGTGAGCGGCAAGGGGCAAGACTTCAACGACATGCTGGCGAGCGCCGAGCCGGGTCGGATCGCCGACCTGGTCGATTACGGCGATAACCTCGGCGACGCCGACGACCTGGGCGGCTTTGTAGATGGCGCCAGGGAGGTCCAAGACGCGCAATCCGCGTCTCCCCGTTCCTGGGGCTTCGATGTCGCGGAAATCAACCGTAGCTATGCCCTGGCGATCTGGGGCGGCAAGGCGGTGGTGGTGAACGAACAGCCGTCCGGCCCGGTCAATGACCGGGTGCGGGTGATGATGTTCGAGTCGATGAATTCTTGGTTCGGAAACCGATTCACGGAAACGGTCGGCTCGGACGGCAAGATTCGGGCTGCGACCTGGGCAAAGGCCTGGCATTCGCATCCGGATCGGCGGTCATACGACGGAGTCGAGTTTTGGCCGAACCCGGACGGAGCCAAAGGCACACCAGGCTATCTGAATTTCTGGCGCGGTTTCGACGTGGCGCCTTCGCCGACGGGATCGTACAAGACCTTTCGCGACCATCTGCTCACGAACGTCTGCGACGGCAACGTCGAGCTATTCAACTACGTCTTTGGCTGGATGGCGCATATCGTGCAGAAGCCGCGCGAGCGGCTTGGCACCGCGATCGTGCTGCGCGGCCGGCGGGGAACCGGCAAGAGTAAGGTTGGCGAGGTGCTAGGGTCACTGTTTTCGTCGCACTATTTCCAGGTGGATGACGCCCGATACATCACGGGCCAATTCAATGCGCACATGGCGAGTTGCTTGCTGCTGCAGGCCGATGAAGCGGTGTGGGCTGGCGACAAGGCGGCTGAGGGACGGCTCAAGGGATTGATCACGAGCGAAATGCAGATGATCGAATCCAAGGGCGTCGATCCGATCCGCTTGCGCAATTTCGTTCGCGTGATCATGTCGTCGAACGAGGGTTGGGTTGTGCCTGCTGGAATGGATGAGCGCCGGTTCGTCGTTCTCGACGTTAACCCGCGGTGCGCCCAAGATCGCGCATACTTCGCTGAAATGGATGAGGAGTTGAAGAACGGCGGGCGCGAGCGGCTGCTTCACGACCTCCTGACATTCGACTTGACTCAGGTCGACTTGTGGCACCTCCCGCAAACTCAAGCCTTGCTGGATCAAAAGGTTCGATCGCTCGATACGATCGATGACTTTTGGTTCAATCGTCTAGACGACGGCAGCGACTGGCCCAAGCAGATCACCTGCGCTGATCTTTACGGGGAATATCTCAAGGCAGCGTCACAGATTGGCGTCGGTCGGAAGCGCGGCCAGGCTGAGTTTGGTAAGCGCCTCGCCAAGCTAGTGCCGGGGCTCCGCAGATACCGGCCTGCAATCGAGGTTGCACCCGGCGTGACAAAGCAGGTCTGGTGCTACGAGATTCCGCCACTAAGTGAATGCCGCGCGGCATTTGACGAATTGCTCGGCCAACCCGTCGATTGGCCGGCGCTTCCCCCGGGAGAGGGCGAGCGAGCGCAGCATGTGCCGGATGACGACGATATTCCCGTCTAGGGGATATCCTAGGCCATCCTAGCGCATCCGGGCATGCGGAATTCAAGAAATCACTGCAGCACAGGCACAAATCCTAGGTATCCTAGGAATCCTAGTCGCGCGCGCGTAGGCAAACCAAGCCGGTCTCAGGTCGTCCTGCTCGGCTAGTTTTTTCCTGACTTCCAATAATTCATGGATTCCTAGGATACCTAGGATTTGTGCCTGTGCCGCAAGGGTTTCTTGAAATCCTAGCGCCGCCCGATGCCTGGATATCCAGGATATCAAACATCAAACTCGGATCAACCTATCGGTTCTGCCGTCAACGTCGCTTTAGGCGACCTTGGCGGCGGAGCCTTTCTTTTTGAGGAACTACCAGTGAGCAAACTAACCGCCGAACAAATCGCCTTCGCGAAAACTATGTCGATCAAACAGCGCTCTGTTCTCAGAACGTTGGATAACTTCCCGTTCTATTTGAGCGCGAGCGAGCGGGCCGACCGCGAAATTGACGACCTGTTCCGAAACAAGCTTGTGCAGTGCTGCCACTATGACAGCCCGGCGGGGAGCCCTCGTGCCCTTCCAGCCTGGGGGGTGACGCAGGCCGGCAAGGCCGTTGTTGCCAGGCTGGAAAAGGGACAGCTCTAAGCGGCGGGTCCTTCCCAGGCCGGCACCCGCCTACGGCACAAGGGCGCCCCGAAAACGCTCTAGCTGCAAATTTTTGAAATTGGGTTGACGCGGTTGCATTGACGCGACCGGGGGTTGACCACGCGAACGAAAGGAACACTCGATGTCTACCATCCTTGAAGCCTTGGCCGTCATTAAAGCCAAAGACCAGACCGGCAACGCGCTCGAGTCCGTGACGCAAAAGGTCAACCGCATGTCGCGCGCCTGGTCGGCGCTATCCCGCGACATCGAAAAGCACGTCGCGCTCGGCCAGAAGGCGGAGGTGCAGGCCTCGCGCCTGGCGCGCGCCGGCCAGGCGATCAGCACTGGCGCCAAGATGGCGAGCGCGGTCGCCGGCGCCTATGCTGGCTCAAGCGCGGCGCGCCTGGTCGCAACGCACCTGGCAAAATCCGGCGCTGATCGCGGTCATGAGGAGGTGCGCATGCGCGCCGCCGGCATGACCGACCAAGAGGTCAAAGAAGCCGAGGAGTTGGCGCGCGCGACCAGCGCGAAATACAAGTCGATTTCGACAACTGAGATCATGCACTCGGCGCGCAACATTCGATCGGTCGTCGGCACTTTTGAGGAGGCGACCAAGATCATTGACCCGCTGATGAAGTTGCGAGTCGTCGCGCAAGGTGCTCACCCGGAAAAGGCCGAGGAGCTAGGCGAGGATTTCGACAAGCTGATCAAAGGTATGGAAATCAAGGGCGTGACGCAGGATCACGCCAAGTTCGAGCACTATATCGACAACATGGCGAAAGCCGTGAACGTGTTCGGCGATACACTGCGGCCGACCGACTTTTACGAAATGTTCAAGTATGGGCGCGCAGCAACGAATGCGCTCGGCGATGAGTTCATGCTCAAGACGGCGCCGACGCTGGCGCAGGAGTTGGGCGGATCGTCGGCAGGTAAAGCGCTGTCGAGCTTCCACACTCAATTCGTCGGCGGCAAGATGTCGAATAAGGCCGTCGACATGCTCAACAAATACGGCCTGGTTGACCAGTCGAAGGTGATCCGCACCACCACGGGCGCCGTTAAGGGCGTGCTGCCTGGCGGCATCATCGGCGGCGAATATCTGAAGCCTGGGCAAGAGGACCCTTACGCCTGGACTAACAAGGTGCTGTTGCCGCACCTGGCGCAAAAGGGCGTCACCGATCCGGCGGAAATCCAGGAGGCAATTAGCGCGATGGCGTCGCAGCAGACGACCGCGCAAATGATGAGCATTTTCGCCACACAGCAAAAGCGCATTGAGAAGGATTGGGACCTGATCCAGAAGGCGCACGGCATCAGTGCGGCCGACGAATATCTCAAGAGCGATCCGAAGGTCGCGCAAGAGGCGGTCAAAAAGCAATTCGACAACTACATGGGCGAGACGGCCAAGCCTTTCGTCGGCCCCGCAACGACCAGCATGAATTGGCTGGCGTCGGGCCTCAACTACATGTCGGACTACGCCAGGCAGAATCCAGGGCATCATGCCGCGGCCACTGCCTGGGGTACAGCGATGGGCGGCGCGCTTAGCGCTGATACCGCGCAATCGATGTTCGGGAAGATCTTCGGCAAGGGCGGAGGCAGCTTCCTGTTGAGCAAGGTCGTGGCCACGATGGCGCCGATGCTCGCGATCGCTCAACTCGGCAGCGATGTCGTCACCGACGACGATATCGCGCGCTTGAAGCGATATGAGGCCGGCCCGCGCTCACGGTTCGACGCCTTGAAAGCAATCGACGACTCGGAAAGGGCGGCCGACATCTACGGCCACGATGATCCGGTATACGACGCGCAACTCAGGGCGATGAATGCGGCCAAACGCGCCAAGATCGAAAGCGAGTTGACCGATCTCGGCTTCGCGCCGGCCGGCACGCCTGGGCGCGGCATGATGGCAGGAAGCTATACCATCGACGATTTGCAGCGAGCGCTCGGTATTGGCGGCGACAGGGAGCCCGCGAAGGCTGAAATTGTCGGGAACGCTACGCTCGAAACGACCGTGAGAGTTGAGCCGTCGCCGGATTTCCTCGCCAAGGTCGATCAGCGCGTCGACAACAAGATCAACGCCTTCCGCAGTTCTGGC
Coding sequences within it:
- a CDS encoding molybdopterin-dependent oxidoreductase, translating into MPNIRRVQGYCSLCIARCGTVATVTDGQFTRLDPDPTHPTGAAICAKGRAAPELVYHKDRLKRPLRRTRPKGDADPGWEEISWDAALDQIAAAMRRIAEQHGPEAVAFSQSSPSTTAIADSAAFVTRLMNAFGTPNFLSGVELCGWGRGFATRYVFGVGSVATNTGGAMADIAESGCLILWGYNPSFTRITHATATVAGLKRGMKLIVIDPRHAGLANKADVWLRLRPGTDGALALGLANIMIERGWYDESFVRAWSNGPLLVRSDTGRLLRTEDLASGGQGQFVAWDCGSNQAVNYDPAIGRYEGQTQQLALRGEYIVATKDDPISCRPVFDRYAALCSKYSPEVIKTTCWIPPDQLEQAARTIWHARPVSYYAWSGHEQHANSTDTARAMAMLYALTGSFDAAGGNVLFPAVPTASITGENLPAAKQRAPAIGFTERPLGPGRWNQVSPHDLYRAVLEGTPYPVRGLIGFGSNLLLAHGDPVRGRAALAALDFYAHADLFMTPTAALADIVLPVASCFEREALKIGFDISAEAQSHVQLRPAIVAPPGEARSDTDIVFGLAARLGLGEHFWNGDVDAAYRQQLGPSGITLEQLRAHPAGVRKPLTTQHRKYAERDDKGNPRGFPTPSRKVEFWSETFLDHGYSAMPDFVEPSIGPVARPDLATSFPLILTCAKPSLFCQTQHRALPGLRKRASNPEIELNPATASARGIRNGDWVDVRTPAGGMRARARFNDELDPRVVVGEHGWWQGCDELGVGDRDPFGPDGTNFNLMVDASVRDPVSGTPSHRSNLCEVRPVREARAEER
- a CDS encoding DUF5906 domain-containing protein, which codes for MTETANGGLPEAAAKPVSAAVSGKGQDFNDMLASAEPGRIADLVDYGDNLGDADDLGGFVDGAREVQDAQSASPRSWGFDVAEINRSYALAIWGGKAVVVNEQPSGPVNDRVRVMMFESMNSWFGNRFTETVGSDGKIRAATWAKAWHSHPDRRSYDGVEFWPNPDGAKGTPGYLNFWRGFDVAPSPTGSYKTFRDHLLTNVCDGNVELFNYVFGWMAHIVQKPRERLGTAIVLRGRRGTGKSKVGEVLGSLFSSHYFQVDDARYITGQFNAHMASCLLLQADEAVWAGDKAAEGRLKGLITSEMQMIESKGVDPIRLRNFVRVIMSSNEGWVVPAGMDERRFVVLDVNPRCAQDRAYFAEMDEELKNGGRERLLHDLLTFDLTQVDLWHLPQTQALLDQKVRSLDTIDDFWFNRLDDGSDWPKQITCADLYGEYLKAASQIGVGRKRGQAEFGKRLAKLVPGLRRYRPAIEVAPGVTKQVWCYEIPPLSECRAAFDELLGQPVDWPALPPGEGERAQHVPDDDDIPV